The Cygnus atratus isolate AKBS03 ecotype Queensland, Australia chromosome 12, CAtr_DNAZoo_HiC_assembly, whole genome shotgun sequence genome has a segment encoding these proteins:
- the GAN gene encoding gigaxonin isoform X2: MKEILDYIFSGQIRLNEETIQDVVQAADLLLLTDLKTLCCEFLEGCIAAENCIGIRDFALHYCLHHVHYLASEYLETHFRDVSSTEEFLELTPQKLKEVLSMEKLNVGNERYVFEAVIRWISHDSESRKVHMKDVMSAVWVSGLDAAYLREQMMSEPLVREIVKECNNIPLTPPQQGEAMLASFKPRGYSECIVTVGGEERVSRKPTSVMRCMCPLYDPNRQLWIELAPMSIPRINHGVLSAEGFLFVLGGQDENKGTLSSGEKYDPDTNSWSSLPPMNEARHNFGVVEIDGILYILGGEDGERELISMESYDIYSRTWTKQPDLTMVRKIGCYAAMKKKIYAMGGGSYGKLFESVECYDPRTQQWTAICPLKERRFGAVACGVASELYVFGGVRSRDDSQASEMVTCKSEFYHDEFKRWIYLNDQNLCIPTSSSFVYGAVPIGASIYVIGDLDTGTNYDYVREFKRSTGTWQRTKPLFPSDLRRTGCAALRIANCKLFRLQLQQGLFRIRVPSP; the protein is encoded by the exons ATGAAAGAGATACTAGATTACATCTTCAGCGGCCAG ATCAGGCTAAATGAAGAAACAATCCAAGATGTGGTACAGGCAGCTGATCTCCTGTTGCTTACAGACTTAAAAACTCTCTGCTGTGAGTTTTTAGAAGGTTGCATAGCTGCTGAGAACTGTATCGGTATTCGGGACTTTGCACTGCACTATTGTTTGCATCATGTTCACTACCTTGCCTCAGAGTATCTGGAAACTCATTTTCGAGATGTCAGCAGCACGGAGGAATTCTTGGAACTGACTCctcaaaaactgaaagaagtaCTGTCGATGGAAAAGCTCAATGTTGGAAACGAAAGATACGTCTTTGAAGCGGTTATTAGGTGGATTTCTCATGATTCAGAATCAAGAAAG GTTCACATGAAGGATGTCATGTCAGCAGTGTGGGTGTCAGGCCTGGATGCAGCATACTTACGGGAGCAGATGATGAGCGAACCGCTGGTACGGGAGATTGTTAAAGAATGCAACAATATTCCACTCACGCCACCGCAGCAGGGAGAGGCGATGCTGGCCTCCTTCAAGCCCCGGGGCTACTCAGAGTGTATCGTGACTGTTGGTGGAGAAGAAAGAGT GTCACGGAAACCAACCTCAGTGATGCGGTGCATGTGTCCTCTTTATGACCCCAATAGGCAGCTCTGGATTGAACTTGCTCCTATGAGTATTCCAAGGATCAATCATGGAGTATTGTCAGCAG aaggatttttatttgtgcttggTGGTcaagatgaaaacaaaggaaCGCTAAGCTCTGGAGAGAAATACGATCCAGATACCAATTCATGGAGTTCCTTGCCACCGATGAATGAG GCACGACATAATTTTGGTGTGGTAGAGATTGATGGAATTCTGTATATTCTGGGAGGTGAGGATGGTGAAAGGGAGCTAATCTCTATGGAGAGCTACGATATTTATAGCCGTACCTGGACCAAGCAGCCAGACTTGACTATGGTTAGAAAG ATTGGCTGCTATGCAgctatgaagaagaaaatctatgCAATGGGTGGAGGCTCCTATGGAAAGCTCTTTGAATCTGTTGAGTGTTATGACCCTAGGACTCAGCAGTGGACAGCAATCTGtcctctgaaagaaagaag ATTTGGGGCAGTGGCCTGTGGAGTTGCCTCTGAGCTTTATGTATTTGGCGGGGTCAGGAGTCGTGATGACAGTCAAGCCAGTGAGATGGTGACGTGCAAATCTGAATTTTATCATGATGAGTTTAAAAG gtGGATTTATCTAAATGACCAGAACCTATGTATCCCAACTAGTTCTTCTTTCGTGTATGGAGCTGTGCCCATTGGAGCCAGCATTTACGTGATTGGAGATCTTGATACAG GTACAAATTATGACTATGTTAGAGAATTTAAAAGAAGCACGGGAACCTGGCAGCGCACTAAGCCACTCTTTCCATCGGACCTTCGCCGTACTGGCTGTGCAGCTTTGCGGATCGCAAACTGCAAGCTCTTCCGACTGCAGCTTCAGCAGGGATTATTCCGCATTCGTGTACCTTCTCCGTGA
- the GAN gene encoding gigaxonin isoform X1, with protein MSGPSAVSDPQHPARLLRALSSFREESRFCDAHLVLEGEEIPVQKNILAAASPYIRTKLNYNPPKDDGSTYKIELEGISVDIMKEILDYIFSGQIRLNEETIQDVVQAADLLLLTDLKTLCCEFLEGCIAAENCIGIRDFALHYCLHHVHYLASEYLETHFRDVSSTEEFLELTPQKLKEVLSMEKLNVGNERYVFEAVIRWISHDSESRKVHMKDVMSAVWVSGLDAAYLREQMMSEPLVREIVKECNNIPLTPPQQGEAMLASFKPRGYSECIVTVGGEERVSRKPTSVMRCMCPLYDPNRQLWIELAPMSIPRINHGVLSAEGFLFVLGGQDENKGTLSSGEKYDPDTNSWSSLPPMNEARHNFGVVEIDGILYILGGEDGERELISMESYDIYSRTWTKQPDLTMVRKIGCYAAMKKKIYAMGGGSYGKLFESVECYDPRTQQWTAICPLKERRFGAVACGVASELYVFGGVRSRDDSQASEMVTCKSEFYHDEFKRWIYLNDQNLCIPTSSSFVYGAVPIGASIYVIGDLDTGTNYDYVREFKRSTGTWQRTKPLFPSDLRRTGCAALRIANCKLFRLQLQQGLFRIRVPSP; from the exons ATGTCGGGGCCGAGCGCCGTGTCGGatccccagcaccctgctcggTTACTGCGGGCCCTCAGCTCGTTCCGCGAGGAGAGCCGCTTCTGCGACGCGCACCTGGTGCTGGAGGGCGAGGAGATCCCGGTGCAGAAGAACATCCTGGCGGCCGCCAGCCCCTACATCAG AACAAAGTTGAATTACAATCCTCCTAAGGACGATGGCTCAACGTATAAGATTGAACTTGAAGGGATATCTGTTGATATCATGAAAGAGATACTAGATTACATCTTCAGCGGCCAG ATCAGGCTAAATGAAGAAACAATCCAAGATGTGGTACAGGCAGCTGATCTCCTGTTGCTTACAGACTTAAAAACTCTCTGCTGTGAGTTTTTAGAAGGTTGCATAGCTGCTGAGAACTGTATCGGTATTCGGGACTTTGCACTGCACTATTGTTTGCATCATGTTCACTACCTTGCCTCAGAGTATCTGGAAACTCATTTTCGAGATGTCAGCAGCACGGAGGAATTCTTGGAACTGACTCctcaaaaactgaaagaagtaCTGTCGATGGAAAAGCTCAATGTTGGAAACGAAAGATACGTCTTTGAAGCGGTTATTAGGTGGATTTCTCATGATTCAGAATCAAGAAAG GTTCACATGAAGGATGTCATGTCAGCAGTGTGGGTGTCAGGCCTGGATGCAGCATACTTACGGGAGCAGATGATGAGCGAACCGCTGGTACGGGAGATTGTTAAAGAATGCAACAATATTCCACTCACGCCACCGCAGCAGGGAGAGGCGATGCTGGCCTCCTTCAAGCCCCGGGGCTACTCAGAGTGTATCGTGACTGTTGGTGGAGAAGAAAGAGT GTCACGGAAACCAACCTCAGTGATGCGGTGCATGTGTCCTCTTTATGACCCCAATAGGCAGCTCTGGATTGAACTTGCTCCTATGAGTATTCCAAGGATCAATCATGGAGTATTGTCAGCAG aaggatttttatttgtgcttggTGGTcaagatgaaaacaaaggaaCGCTAAGCTCTGGAGAGAAATACGATCCAGATACCAATTCATGGAGTTCCTTGCCACCGATGAATGAG GCACGACATAATTTTGGTGTGGTAGAGATTGATGGAATTCTGTATATTCTGGGAGGTGAGGATGGTGAAAGGGAGCTAATCTCTATGGAGAGCTACGATATTTATAGCCGTACCTGGACCAAGCAGCCAGACTTGACTATGGTTAGAAAG ATTGGCTGCTATGCAgctatgaagaagaaaatctatgCAATGGGTGGAGGCTCCTATGGAAAGCTCTTTGAATCTGTTGAGTGTTATGACCCTAGGACTCAGCAGTGGACAGCAATCTGtcctctgaaagaaagaag ATTTGGGGCAGTGGCCTGTGGAGTTGCCTCTGAGCTTTATGTATTTGGCGGGGTCAGGAGTCGTGATGACAGTCAAGCCAGTGAGATGGTGACGTGCAAATCTGAATTTTATCATGATGAGTTTAAAAG gtGGATTTATCTAAATGACCAGAACCTATGTATCCCAACTAGTTCTTCTTTCGTGTATGGAGCTGTGCCCATTGGAGCCAGCATTTACGTGATTGGAGATCTTGATACAG GTACAAATTATGACTATGTTAGAGAATTTAAAAGAAGCACGGGAACCTGGCAGCGCACTAAGCCACTCTTTCCATCGGACCTTCGCCGTACTGGCTGTGCAGCTTTGCGGATCGCAAACTGCAAGCTCTTCCGACTGCAGCTTCAGCAGGGATTATTCCGCATTCGTGTACCTTCTCCGTGA